A stretch of the Acidisarcina sp. genome encodes the following:
- a CDS encoding glycoside hydrolase family 43 protein, producing the protein MKNLLTFFALVMLAGVAVPNKTALGESARAQAAGATSTTFHNPLLPSGADPWVTYADGFYYYMNTTGDNLTIWKTRNVADLATAEKKVVWTPPASGAYSKEIWAPELHRIQGKWYIYFAADGGSNDTHRIWAIENASADPLQGTWEFKGKVADPSDKWAIDASVFENGGRLYMVWSGWEGDTNGVQSIYLAQMKNPWTIEGRRVRISTPEYPWEKVGDLDPQNRVIDLPHVDVNEGPEVLQHGGSIFLVYSASGCWANYYELGMLTARASSNLMDPASWKKSSRPVFRQDPQAGAFGTGHNSFFRSADGKTDWILYHANARINQGCGGNRAPRAQPFTWNPDGTPEFGKPLPLDQEIPRP; encoded by the coding sequence GTGAAGAATCTTCTGACGTTTTTTGCGTTGGTGATGCTGGCGGGGGTAGCGGTACCTAATAAAACAGCGCTGGGTGAATCCGCGCGGGCGCAGGCTGCCGGCGCGACCTCGACCACATTTCATAATCCCTTGCTGCCGTCGGGTGCGGATCCCTGGGTCACCTATGCAGATGGCTTCTACTACTACATGAACACTACCGGCGACAATCTGACGATCTGGAAGACGCGCAACGTCGCCGACCTTGCGACGGCAGAGAAGAAGGTGGTGTGGACTCCGCCTGCAAGCGGGGCTTATTCGAAGGAGATATGGGCTCCCGAGCTGCACCGCATTCAAGGGAAGTGGTACATCTACTTCGCTGCTGATGGTGGGAGCAACGACACGCATCGCATCTGGGCGATTGAAAATGCCTCCGCCGATCCGTTGCAGGGCACCTGGGAGTTCAAAGGCAAGGTCGCCGATCCCTCGGACAAGTGGGCCATTGACGCTTCCGTTTTTGAGAATGGAGGCAGGCTCTACATGGTCTGGTCGGGATGGGAGGGCGATACCAATGGAGTGCAGAGCATCTACCTGGCGCAGATGAAGAATCCCTGGACGATTGAAGGAAGGCGGGTCCGCATCTCGACCCCGGAATACCCTTGGGAGAAGGTTGGCGATCTCGATCCGCAGAATCGGGTCATTGATCTGCCGCACGTAGATGTGAACGAAGGTCCTGAAGTCCTGCAGCATGGCGGCTCGATCTTTCTGGTGTACTCCGCCAGCGGCTGCTGGGCCAACTATTACGAACTGGGGATGCTTACCGCCCGCGCGAGCAGTAATCTCATGGATCCAGCGTCATGGAAAAAGTCTTCCCGGCCGGTGTTTCGACAGGATCCGCAGGCTGGAGCCTTTGGCACCGGACACAACTCCTTCTTCCGGTCCGCCGATGGCAAGACTGACTGGATTCTGTATCACGCCAACGCCAGGATCAATCAGGGATGCGGAGGAAATCGCGCACCGCGTGCACAGCCGTTTACGTGGAATCCGGATGGAACGCCGGAGTTCGGCAAGCCGCTTCCGCTGGATCAGGAAATACCCAGGCCATAG